One genomic region from Mangifera indica cultivar Alphonso chromosome 17, CATAS_Mindica_2.1, whole genome shotgun sequence encodes:
- the LOC123200175 gene encoding glutaredoxin-C4-like, with amino-acid sequence MAARLFISVALVAFLYWASLSGASDTSPEVAFVKKTISSHDIVIFSKSYCPYCKRAKAVFKELNQVPHVIELNERADGSDIQDALLEIVGRRTVPQVFINGKHIGGSDDTVEAYESGKLAKLLGIAADEKEEL; translated from the exons ATGGCGGCGAGACTATTCATCTCAGTAGCTTTGGTGGCCTTTCTCTATTGGGCATCCCTTTCTGGAGCTTCTGATACAAGCCCAGAAGTTGCTTTTGTCAAAAAAACCATCTCTTCTCACGACATCGTCATCTTCTCAAAGTCCTATTGCCC ATATTGTAAAAGGGCAAAAGCTGTCTTCAAAGAGTTGAACCAGGTTCCTCATGTAATTGAGCTTAATGAGAGAG CTGACGGCTCTGACATTCAAGATGCTCTTCTTGAGATTGTTGGGAGGCGCACTGTGCCTCAGGTGTTCATAAATGGAAAGCACATTGGAGGCTCAGATG ATACCGTGGAAGCCTATGAAAGTGGGAAACTGGCAAAGCTTCTAGGTATTGCTGCTGATGAAAAAGAAGAACTCTGA
- the LOC123200898 gene encoding uncharacterized protein LOC123200898 produces MIRPHHRQTGKRALGKILQTVFTAGDRVYRPKEIITDMADRFQIDISYAQVWRAKNWALNEIRGSLEESFRLLPLFCYNLQQRNPSTITQIETDSDNRFQFVFISLGCSIRAFREYCRPVICIDGAFLKGRYWGTLFIAMGKDGNNQIYPIAFGVGGREETMTWTLFLRALHRCIGDLTNLAIISDRHQAITHSVREVFPNAHHGWCNHHIKGNMRARYKQTKHMEGLFWRAAKAYRTEDFEEALYMIKAENPTAAAYLEGIDYARWARAYSSGIRYNIMTTNITESFNALA; encoded by the coding sequence ATGATAAGGCCTCATCACAGGCAAACAGGTAAAAGGGCACTTGGAAAAATCTTACAGACAGTATTTACTGCTGGGGATCGTGTGTATAGGCCGAAAGAAATTATAACAGATATGGCAGATaggtttcaaattgatatatcttatgcaCAAGTTTGGCGTGCAAAGAATTGGGCGTTGAACGAAATTAGAGGTTCACTAGAAGAGTCTTTTAGATTATTACCACTATTTTGTTATAACCTTCAACAACGAAACCCTAGTACTATTACACAAATTGAAACTGACTCAGATAATcgatttcaatttgttttcatatctttagGATGCTCTATTAGAGCATTCCGTGAGTATTGTCGtcctgttatttgtattgatggagCATTTCTGAAAGGTCGATATTGGGGTACACTTTTTATTGCTATGGGGAAGGAcggaaacaatcaaatttatccaattgCATTTGGAGTTGGCGGAAGGGAGGAAACAATGACTTGGACCTTGTTTCTCCGAGCGTTACACAGATGTATCGGCGATCTCACTAATCTAGCAATCATCTCAGACAGACACCAAGCCATCACTCATTCTGTGAGAGAGGTGTTTCCGAATGCACATCATGGCTGGTGTaaccatcatataaaaggaaatatgcGTGCTCGGTAcaagcaaacaaaacatatgGAGGGATTATTTTGGAGAGCGGCGAAGGCTTATCGAACAGAGGATTTTGAAGAGGCTTTGTATATGATTAAAGCTGAAAACCCTACTGCAGCTGCTTATTTAGAAGGGATCGACTACGCACGGTGGGCTCGTGCTTACTCTTCTGGCATCCGATATAAcattatgaccacaaatattaCTGAATCGTTTAATGCTTTAGCATGA